GTACGGCGCGTTCCTCGCCAAGTTCGGGAGCGAGCGCTGGAAACGTCTCGCGGAGCGGGGGGCGCGCCCGCAGAATCCCCTCTGGGCGAGCACGAGCACCAAGAACAAAGCCTATTCCGATATCCTCTACGTGGCGGAGCTGATCGGACCGCACTGCGTGAACACGATGCCGGAAGAGACGATCGACGCCTTCCGCCATCACGGCGCCGCCCGCCGAACCTTAACGAATGAAACGATTGCCGAAGCACGGGAGGTCTTCGCGTCTCTCGCCGAGATCGGGGTCGACATCGAGGAGATCACCCTCGGGCACCTCGTGAAGGACGGCGTGCGGAAGTTCGAGGTCTCGTATGAGGAACTTCTCGGGACGGTCGCGAAAGCCGCCGCGGGATCGAAGTAGAGCGCGTGTCCCCATAACCAGCGGCCCCGCGTGAGCCGCGCGGAAAGCTGCGGAGGAGCGCCCGCTGGACGAACGCGAAGAGCTCTACCGGAAGCGCGTGAACGCCTGGTGCCTCTACGACTGGGCGAACTCCGCCTTCGCCACCACGGTGATGGCGGCTCTTCTCCCGATCTACTTCGCCTCGGTCGCCGCCAAGGATCTCCCCGGCCCGCAGGCGACCGCCGCATGGGGCGTCACGACCGCGGTCTCTCTCGCCCTCGCCGCTCTCCTCTCCCCGATCGCCGGCGCGGCGGCGGATCTTCTCGGACGCCGCAAGGCTCTTCTCCTTTTCTCCGCGGGGACGGGGATCGCCGCGACCTCCCTCCTCGCGACCGTCGGCGAGAACGAATGGCCGCGCGCGTCCATCTACTACATCCTCGCGCACGTTCCGTTCGTGATCTCGTTCGTCGCCTATGATTCCCTTCTCCCCCACATCGCGCGCCCCGGCGATCTCGACCGGATTTCCGTCCGGGGCTACGCCGTCGGCTACGTCGGCGGCGGACTCCTTCTCGTCCTGAACGCGGCCATGGTCCTCTTCCCCTCGTTCTTCGGGCTCGCGTCCCCCGCCTCCGCAATGCGCGTCTCCTTCCTCACCGTCGCCCTCTGGTGGGGGCTCTTCACGATCCCGCTCGCGAGGCGCGTGCCGGAACCGCCGGCCGATCCCTCCCGCGCCCGGTCTCCTCTCGCCGCCGTCCCGATCCAGACCTTCCGCAGGCTCGCGGGAACGCTCCGGGAGATCCGCGCCCACCGGGAAGCATGGAAGTTCCTCCTCGCCTTCTGGCTCTACGGGGACGGGATCGGAACGATCATCAAGATGGCAACGATCTATGGATCGGAGGTCGGCATCGGAAGAAACGATCTCATCGGAGCTCTAGTTCTCGTGCAGTTCGTCGGCGTTCCGTTCTCGCTTCTCTTCGGGAAGGCGGCGAAGAAGATCGGAGCGCGCGCCGGGATCTTCGTCGGCCTCGCGGTCTACACCCTTCTCTCGCTCGGAGCGTTCTTCCTCTCCGAGGCTTGGCATTTCTGGCTTCTAGCCTTCATCGTGGGCACGGTCCAAGGGGGTACGCAGGCTCTCTCCCGTTCCTTCTTCGCCTCGCTCACGCCGACCGAGCGGAGCGGCGAGTGGTTCGGCTTCTTCAGCGTGAGCAGCCGCTTCGCCGGAATCGTGGGGCCTCTTCTCTTCGCGCTGGCCGCGCGTTCGACCGGGTCGAGCCGGCCCGGCGCGCTCGTCATCGTTCTCTTCTTCGTCGCGGGGGCCGCTCTTCTCGCCCGCGTCCGCCCCTCCCCACCCCGCTGAGCGCGCCGCGCCGGTTGCCTTGTTCCCCTCCCGGGTCTCTGCTATTCTCTCGTCGTTCCATTTTTCCTCTTCCGCCCCATTCCCATTCTCGGGGGGAACGCGCATGGCGAAGAGAACCGCGGCACGGAGCTCATTCCGGAAGGAGCCTGCGAAGACGATGCGATTCGAGACGAAGACGGTGCGGGCGGGCATCGTCCCCGATCCGACGACCGGGGCGATCGTCCCCCCGATCTATCAAACCGCGACGTACGTGTTGGAGGAAGTCGGAAGGAACCGAGGCTTCGACTACACCCGCGCCTCGAACCCGACGCGCCAGATGCTCGAGGAGAACTTGGCCGCGATCGAAGGCGGACGCCGCGCGGTCGCCTATGCCTCGGGGCTTTCGGCGGTCGACGCCATCCTTCGTCTCTTCGAGCCGGGAGACCACATCGTCTCCACCGACGACGTCTACGGCGGCGTCTATCGGCTCTTCGAGCGGATTCTCTCCCGCTACGGCCTCCGCTTCACGTACGTCGATTCCACCGACCCGAGGAAGGTGGAGCGCGCGATCACGAGAAAGACGCGCATGGTCTGGATCGAGACGCCCACGAACCCGCTCCTCAAGGTGACCGATCTCGAGGCGGTCGGCGCGATCTGCCGCAAAAAGAGAGTCCTCTACGGGGTCGATTCGACCTTTGCGACCCCCGCGCTCCTTCGGCCGTTCGAGTTCGGAGCGGACCTCGTCATGCACTCGACCACGAAGTACCTCTCCGGGCACAACCAGATCATCGGAGGCGCGGTCGTCATGAACGACGACGGTCTCTTCGAGCGCCTCAAGTTCGTTCAGAAAGCGGTCGGGGCGGTCCCGAGTCCCTTCGACTGCTGGCTCGTCCTCATGGGCGTGAAGACGCTCGCGATCCGGATGGCGCGGCACAGCGAGAACGGAATGACCGTCGCCCGCTTTCTCGAGGCGCATCCGAAGGTGAAGCGCATCTCCTATCCGGGGCTCGAGAGCCATCCGGAGCATCAGGTCGCGCGACGTCAGATGCGCGCCTTCGGCGGCATGATCTCCTTCGAGCTCAAGGGAGGGATCCCGGCCGGCCGGAAGCTCATGAACAGCGTGCGCCTCTGCTCGCTCGCCGAGAGCCTCGGCGCCGTGGAGACGATGGTGACGCATCCCGCGACGATGACGCACGCCGAGGTCCCCAAGAAGGACCGCCTCGCGCGCGGCCTCACCGACGGGCTCGTCCGCATCTCCGTCGGCATCGAGCACCCGGACGACATCATCGACGACTTGAAACAGGCCTTGCGATAAACGACCACCCGGCTCAAAGGAGCAGACAATGAAGACATGGAAGATCGCGATGATCGGCTTCGGAACGGTCGGACAGGGACTCGCCGAGATCCTCCTCGCCAAGGAGCAATCCTTGAAGGATGAAGAAGGTTTCGCGTGTTCCGTGGTCGCCGTCTCCGATCTCCGCCTCGGATCGGTGCTCGCGCCGTCGGGCATCGACCTTAAGGAAGCGCTCCGGATGGTGAAGGAGGGGAAATCCCTCGACGGGTATCCGGGCGGCAAAGGGGGGCTGGACGCGCTCACCACGATCCGCGAGACGAACGCCGACGTTCTCGTCGAGATCGGATACACGGACATTCGGACCGGCGAGCCGGCGACGACCCACGTGCGCCAGGCTCTCTCGCGCGGGATGCACGTCGTCACGACCAACAAGGGCCCCGTCGCTCTCTTCCTCCCCGACCTTCTCGACCTCGCCCGCTCGAAGGGAGTTCGCTTCCTCTTCGAGGGGACGGTGATGAGCGGCACGCCCGTCCTCTCCTTCGCGAAGAAGAACCTCGCCGGGTGCCGCGTCCAATCCTTCTCGGGCATCCTGAACGGCACCACGAACTACATGCTCACCGAGATGGAAAAGGGGATGGGCTACGACGAGATCCTCAAGAAGGCGCAAGAGCTCGGCTACGCCGAAGCGGTTCCGGACGCGGACGTGAAGGGATGGGACGCTCTCGGCAAGGTCGTCATCCTTTCAAACTACGTTCTCGGCGCCCGCGTGAAACCGTCCGACATTCCATGCGAGGGGATCACGGAGATCACACCCGAGAAGATGAAGAAGGCCGCTTCCGAGGGGAAGCGCTACAAGCTGATCGGACGCGCGTCGATCGAAGGCGGCAGGATCCAAGCCTCGGTCGCGCCGGCGGCGCTCCCGCTAACCGACCCGCTCGCGGGCGTGAGCGGCCCGACGAACGCCGTGACCTTCGAGACGGATCTCCTCGGAAGCGTGACCGTGGTCGGACCCGGGGCCGGACGCGCGGCGACCGGGTTCGCGGTCCTCGCCGATCTCATCGACATCCACCGCTCGTGCGGCAAGTAGATAAGGAGGACGAACCATGAAGATGCTGATCGGCGGCCGATGGGTCGATCGAGACGAGAAGATCGAGGTCATCGACCCGTATGACAACTCGGTGGTGGACACAGTCCCCTCCGGAAACGAGAAGGACGTTCTCGCCGCGATCGAGAGCGCCGTTCGAGGATTCGAGACGATGCGGCGCCTTCCGACGCACGAGAGGGTGGCGATCCTTCGGCGGACGGCCGAGCTTGTCGCCCGGGACAAAGAGAAGTTCGCGC
This Candidatus Eisenbacteria bacterium DNA region includes the following protein-coding sequences:
- a CDS encoding MFS transporter codes for the protein MAALLPIYFASVAAKDLPGPQATAAWGVTTAVSLALAALLSPIAGAAADLLGRRKALLLFSAGTGIAATSLLATVGENEWPRASIYYILAHVPFVISFVAYDSLLPHIARPGDLDRISVRGYAVGYVGGGLLLVLNAAMVLFPSFFGLASPASAMRVSFLTVALWWGLFTIPLARRVPEPPADPSRARSPLAAVPIQTFRRLAGTLREIRAHREAWKFLLAFWLYGDGIGTIIKMATIYGSEVGIGRNDLIGALVLVQFVGVPFSLLFGKAAKKIGARAGIFVGLAVYTLLSLGAFFLSEAWHFWLLAFIVGTVQGGTQALSRSFFASLTPTERSGEWFGFFSVSSRFAGIVGPLLFALAARSTGSSRPGALVIVLFFVAGAALLARVRPSPPR
- a CDS encoding PLP-dependent transferase, yielding MRFETKTVRAGIVPDPTTGAIVPPIYQTATYVLEEVGRNRGFDYTRASNPTRQMLEENLAAIEGGRRAVAYASGLSAVDAILRLFEPGDHIVSTDDVYGGVYRLFERILSRYGLRFTYVDSTDPRKVERAITRKTRMVWIETPTNPLLKVTDLEAVGAICRKKRVLYGVDSTFATPALLRPFEFGADLVMHSTTKYLSGHNQIIGGAVVMNDDGLFERLKFVQKAVGAVPSPFDCWLVLMGVKTLAIRMARHSENGMTVARFLEAHPKVKRISYPGLESHPEHQVARRQMRAFGGMISFELKGGIPAGRKLMNSVRLCSLAESLGAVETMVTHPATMTHAEVPKKDRLARGLTDGLVRISVGIEHPDDIIDDLKQALR
- a CDS encoding homoserine dehydrogenase, producing MKTWKIAMIGFGTVGQGLAEILLAKEQSLKDEEGFACSVVAVSDLRLGSVLAPSGIDLKEALRMVKEGKSLDGYPGGKGGLDALTTIRETNADVLVEIGYTDIRTGEPATTHVRQALSRGMHVVTTNKGPVALFLPDLLDLARSKGVRFLFEGTVMSGTPVLSFAKKNLAGCRVQSFSGILNGTTNYMLTEMEKGMGYDEILKKAQELGYAEAVPDADVKGWDALGKVVILSNYVLGARVKPSDIPCEGITEITPEKMKKAASEGKRYKLIGRASIEGGRIQASVAPAALPLTDPLAGVSGPTNAVTFETDLLGSVTVVGPGAGRAATGFAVLADLIDIHRSCGK